The following proteins come from a genomic window of Trifolium pratense cultivar HEN17-A07 linkage group LG4, ARS_RC_1.1, whole genome shotgun sequence:
- the LOC123923125 gene encoding WRKY transcription factor WRKY24-like isoform X2, giving the protein MTSSSSSLENNNNNNFLNNFTFSTHPFMTTSSFSDLLASTIEEKSSGEKNGYGYGGGGNGGGVPKFKSIPPPSLPLSPPPVSPSSYFSIPPGLSPAELLDSPIMLNSSNILPSPTTGSFAGQSYNWMNNSEENQIIPKESDKSFSNFSFQTQQGPAVTGSNTTLKSSTVAVEQQPWSYQEITNQNGFSPENNMIQTENNSSMQSFSPETNMIQAENNNISMQSFSPEIANVQTITNNNGFQLDHNTNYTILSRRSDDGYNWRKYGQKQVRGSENPRSYYKCTYPNCPTKKKVERSIEGQITEIVYKGNHNHPKPQAGFRRNSSSSSNSLVIVPVNPNGNEIHDHSYGSHGNGQMDSVATPENSSISIGGDDDFEQSSLQRARSVGADEFVEEEPEPKRWRNESENQGIVLGHRTVREPRVVVQTTSDIDILDDGYKWRKYGQKVVKGNPNPRSYYKCTYQGCPVRKHVERASHDIKAVITTYEGKHTHDVPAARGSGSNSMNRPTPSNPLHQSNVPYSIRPLQMQLPQGQVRPFHPDLLLGQGNYGISGFGNQMMPYMNHQQQQQQQHMTENGFSSRANDEPKDFLASLLC; this is encoded by the exons ATGACATCTTCATCAAGTAGTTTagaaaacaataacaataacaattttttaaacaattttacCTTCTCAACACACCCTTTTATGACTACTTCATCTTTCTCTGACCTTTTAGCTTCTACTATAGAAGAGAAATCAAGTGGTGAAAAAAATGGTTATGGTTATGGTGGTGGTGGAAATGGTGGGGGTGTGCCAAAATTTAAGTCTATACCCCCTCCTTCTTTGCCTTTGTCACCTCCTCCTGTTTCTCCTTCTTCTTACTTTTCTATTCCTCCTGGTTTGAGTCCTGCTGAGTTACTTGATTCACCTATTATGCTTAACTCTTCCAAT ATTTTGCCATCTCCTACAACTGGTTCTTTTGCTGGTCAAAGCTACAATTGGATGAACAATTCTGAAGAGAATCAGATTATTCCAAAGGAATCTGACAAAAGCTTCTCAAATTTCTCTTTTCAAACCCAACAAGGACCTGCTGTTACTGGATCCAATACTACTTTAAAATCATCAACAGTTGCAGTTGAACAG CAACCATGGAGTTATCAAGAAATCACAAATCAGAATGGTTTTTCACCTGAAAACAATATGATCCAAACTGAAAACAACTCTTCAATGCAGAGTTTTTCACCTGAAACCAATATGATCCAAGCTGAAAACAACAACATTTCAATGCAGAGTTTTTCTCCTGAGATTGCTAATGTTCAAACCATCACAAACAACAATGGATTCCAATTAGATCATAACACCAATTACACAATCTTAAGCAGAAGATCAGATGATGGATACAATTGGCGAAAATACGGACAAAAACAAGTTCGAGGAAGTGAAAATCCAAGAAGTTATTACAAATGCACTTACCCTAATTGTCCTACAAAGAAGAAAGTTGAGAGATCAATTGAAGGGCAAATTACTGAGATAGTTTATAAGGGTAATCATAATCATCCTAAACCTCAAGCTGGTTTTAGGAGAaactcatcatcatcttctaaTTCTCTTGTTATTGTTCCTGTTAATCCAAATGGTAATGAAATCCATGATCATTCATATGGTTCACATGGTAATGGACAAATGGATTCTGTTGCTACTCCTGAGAATTCATCGATATCAATCGGAGGAGATGATGATTTCGAGCAGAGTTCTCTTCAGAGGGCTAGATCTGTTGGTGCTGATGAATTTGTTGAAGAGGAACCTGAACCTAAAAGATG gagaAATGAAAGTGAAAATCAGGGTATAGTCCTTGGACACAGGACAGTGAGAGAACCTAGAGTTGTTGTTCAGACAACAAGTGACATTGATATCCTTGATGATGGTTACAAATGGAGGAAATATGGACAGAAAGTTGTCAAGGGAAATCCAAATcctag GAGTTACTACAAATGTACATACCAAGGTTGTCCTGTAAGGAAACATGTTGAACGTGCATCACATGATATAAAAGCAGTGATCACAACTTATGAGGGAAAACACACCCATGATGTTCCTGCAGCTCGTGGAAGCGGAAGCAATTCTATGAACAGACCAACTCCAAGCAACCCTTTACATCAATCCAATGTTCCCTATTCCATAAGGCCTTTACAGATGCAATTGCCACAAGGGCAAGTACGTCCTTTCCACCCTGACTTGCTTCTTGGTCAAGGAAACTATGGTATCTCAGGATTTGGGAATCAAATGATGCCTTACATGAATCATcagcagcagcaacagcagcaaCACATGACTGAAAATGGTTTTTCCTCTAGAGCTAATGATGAACCTAAAGATTTCCTTGCATCTTTGTTGTGCTGA
- the LOC123924011 gene encoding cation/H(+) antiporter 15-like produces MAETRVNASITDVTNNGTIWICEHMFRYQRSKGIFFYDNPFSFTLPVLFLQTTLVSVSTTILQLILEPIGTSSFFPQLLAGLVLGPSVIGQNEFIKKWLFPPKTFYISETIAFFGSMMYMFLIGVKIDISSVTRTGKKAWAIGIFSFIIPLMLSLLIALFLRKTLLTPDKGLYESIFSIVFIFSTGSFHVTTILLADLKLLSSEMGRLAISSSLISGFISILWVTCLSTLKQSETKKDNGPFNWMTMSFIVMILVIIYVLRPIMLWMIRKTPEGKPIKESYIFSVFLMVLSCALFGEYIGQHFMIGPIVFGMAVPDGPPLGSALTEKLDALVSTIFLPLYFLYSGIRFDLYIIDAQSFAIVQVVGIVSSIGKIVGTLLPSIYWKMPFTDVLSLGLLMSTQGITQLLYLQSSLHLNIIDEQSYGNALIALLWLTGATTPIIKFLYEPSKRYLSLNRRTIEQSTSDIELRLMACIHTQDDTSSIINLLEMSNPSLENPICFYVLHLLQLKGRSAPLFIDHQPSSKKLNAPHSNHSQNIINAFRSYEKQKSNNVVVKVFTTISPYETMHDEICMQVDEKRVCLLIVPFHRQWRPTGVTESAQPIRALNRHLLRMAPCSVGILIERGTLCRNNPLTSVLFYSVGIVFIEGADDREALAYAMRMANHPNVRITLVRLMEPRKKNRNLMHRDPDGDLIHRFKVECIQIKRHDYREEIVRDSVEMINVIRSLDGCFDLVLVGRRHATESNLFSGLTEWNEFPELGPIGDMLVASDSTFDGSVLVIQQQKRSGVGYHDLSLDSGINTMQESITIVEVPRERKVWPIA; encoded by the exons ATGGCTGAAACTAGAGTAAATGCAAGCATTACCGATGTTACAAATAATGGAACAATATGGATATGTGAACACATGTTCAGGTATCAAAGGTCAAAAGGAATTTTCTTTTATGATAATCCATTTAGTTTCACATTGCCAGTGCTTTTTCTTCAAACAACCTTAGTTTCTGTCTCTACCACAATTTTACAGCTTATACTTGAACCAATTGGGACGAGTAGTTTCTTTCCGCAACTGCTg GCAGGCTTGGTACTAGGACCATCAGTTATTGGACAAAATGAGTTCATAAAAAAATGGCTATTCCCACCAAAAACATTCTACATAAGTGAGACAATTGCATTTTTTGGGAGCATGATGTATATGTTCTTAATTGGAGTAAAAATTGATATAAGTAGTGTTACAAGAACAGGGAAAAAAGCTTGGGCAATTggaatattttcatttattatacCACTAATGTTAAGCTTATTAATTGCACTTTTTCTAAGAAAAACATTATTAACCCCCGACAAAGGTCTCTACGAGTCTATATTTTCCATTGTATTTATCTTTTCAACGGGTTCATTTCACGTCACTACAATTCTCTTAGCcgatttaaaattattaagcTCCGAAATGGGGCGATTAGCAATTTCTTCATCCTTGATAAGTGGATTCATTTCGATATTGTGGGTTACGTGTTTGTCAACATTGAAACAATCAGAAACAAAGAAAGACAACGGTCCTTTTAATTGGATGACAATGTCTTTCATCGTTATGATTCTCGTCATCATATATGTTCTACGACCGATAATGTTATGGATGATACGAAAAACACCTGAAGGAAAACCGATTAAAGAATCGTACATATTTTCGGTATTTTTAATGGTATTAAGCTGTGCATTATTTGGCGAATATATAGGACAACATTTTATGATTGGGCCTATTGTTTTTGGTATGGCTGTACCTGATGGTCCTCCATTAGGGTCTGCATTGACTGAAAAATTGGATGCATTGGTGTCAACAATTTTTTTGCcattgtattttctttataGTGGTATTAGATTTGATCTTTATATAATTGATGCTCAAAGCTTTGCAATTGTGCAAGTTGTTGGTATAGTTTCAAGCATTGGGAAGATTGTAGGAACTTTGTTGCCTTCAATTTATTGGAAGATGCCATTTACAGATGTTCTATCTTTAGGACTACTTATGAGTACTCAAGGCATCACACAATTGCTTTACTTGCAGTCTTCTCTACACCTTAAT ATTATAGATGAACAGTCATATGGCAATGCATTGATAGCTCTACTATGGTTGACAGGAGCTACAACACCAATTATTAAATTCCTATATGAGCCATCTAAGAGGTACTTGTCTTTAAATAGAAGAACCATTGAACAATCAACTTCAGATATTGAATTACGTCTCATGGCATGTATACACACTCAAGATGACACATCATCCATAATCAATCTTCTTGAAATGTCAAACCCTTCATTGGAAAATCCAATTTGTTTCTATGTCTTACATCTACTTCAACTAAAAGGAAGATCTGCACCTCTTTTTATAGATCATCAACCATCAAGCAAAAAGTTGAATGCACCGCATTCAAATCATTCTCAAAACATAATAAATGCCTTTAGATCGTATGAGAAACAAAAATCGAACAATGTGGTTGTCAAAGTCTTCACAACGATCTCGCCTTATGAGACGATGCACGATGAGATATGTATGCAAGTTGATGAGAAAAGAGTTTGTTTGTTGATCGTGCCTTTTCATAGACAATGGAGACCAACCGGGGTTACAGAATCGGCTCAGCCTATTCGAGCCTTAAATCGTCATCTTCTCAGAATGGCACCTTGTTCAGTTGGGATTCTAATCGAACGCGGCACTTTGTGTAGGAACAACCCTTTAACATCTGTCTTGTTTTATAGTGTTGGAATAGTTTTTATAGAAGGAGCCGACGATCGCGAAGCGTTAGCTTACGCAATGCGAATGGCTAATCATCCGAACGTCAGGATAACCCTAGTTCGATTAATGGAACCTCGAAAGAAAAATAGGAACTTAATGCATCGGGATCCAGATGGCGATTTAATTCATAGGTTTAAAGTGGAGTGTATTCAAATTAAACGACACGATTATCGAGAGGAAATCGTAAGAGATAGTGTTGAAATGATAAATGTAATAAGGTCACTTGATGgttgttttgatttggttttggtTGGTAGAAGACATGCAACTGAATCTAATTTGTTTAGTGGATTAACTGAATGGAATGAGTTTCCAGAACTTGGTCCTATTGGAGACATGTTAGTGGCTTCTGATTCTACTTTTGATGGTTCAGTTTTGGTGATTCAACAACAAAAGAGATCAGGGGTTGGTTATCATGATTTGAGTTTAGATTCAGGTATCAATACAATGCAAGAATCAATAACAATTGTGGAAGTACCTCGTGAGAGAAAGGTGTGGCCAATTGCTTAA
- the LOC123923125 gene encoding WRKY transcription factor WRKY24-like isoform X1: MTSSSSSLENNNNNNFLNNFTFSTHPFMTTSSFSDLLASTIEEKSSGEKNGYGYGGGGNGGGVPKFKSIPPPSLPLSPPPVSPSSYFSIPPGLSPAELLDSPIMLNSSNILPSPTTGSFAGQSYNWMNNSEENQIIPKESDKSFSNFSFQTQQGPAVTGSNTTLKSSTVAVEQQQPWSYQEITNQNGFSPENNMIQTENNSSMQSFSPETNMIQAENNNISMQSFSPEIANVQTITNNNGFQLDHNTNYTILSRRSDDGYNWRKYGQKQVRGSENPRSYYKCTYPNCPTKKKVERSIEGQITEIVYKGNHNHPKPQAGFRRNSSSSSNSLVIVPVNPNGNEIHDHSYGSHGNGQMDSVATPENSSISIGGDDDFEQSSLQRARSVGADEFVEEEPEPKRWRNESENQGIVLGHRTVREPRVVVQTTSDIDILDDGYKWRKYGQKVVKGNPNPRSYYKCTYQGCPVRKHVERASHDIKAVITTYEGKHTHDVPAARGSGSNSMNRPTPSNPLHQSNVPYSIRPLQMQLPQGQVRPFHPDLLLGQGNYGISGFGNQMMPYMNHQQQQQQQHMTENGFSSRANDEPKDFLASLLC, from the exons ATGACATCTTCATCAAGTAGTTTagaaaacaataacaataacaattttttaaacaattttacCTTCTCAACACACCCTTTTATGACTACTTCATCTTTCTCTGACCTTTTAGCTTCTACTATAGAAGAGAAATCAAGTGGTGAAAAAAATGGTTATGGTTATGGTGGTGGTGGAAATGGTGGGGGTGTGCCAAAATTTAAGTCTATACCCCCTCCTTCTTTGCCTTTGTCACCTCCTCCTGTTTCTCCTTCTTCTTACTTTTCTATTCCTCCTGGTTTGAGTCCTGCTGAGTTACTTGATTCACCTATTATGCTTAACTCTTCCAAT ATTTTGCCATCTCCTACAACTGGTTCTTTTGCTGGTCAAAGCTACAATTGGATGAACAATTCTGAAGAGAATCAGATTATTCCAAAGGAATCTGACAAAAGCTTCTCAAATTTCTCTTTTCAAACCCAACAAGGACCTGCTGTTACTGGATCCAATACTACTTTAAAATCATCAACAGTTGCAGTTGAACAG CAGCAACCATGGAGTTATCAAGAAATCACAAATCAGAATGGTTTTTCACCTGAAAACAATATGATCCAAACTGAAAACAACTCTTCAATGCAGAGTTTTTCACCTGAAACCAATATGATCCAAGCTGAAAACAACAACATTTCAATGCAGAGTTTTTCTCCTGAGATTGCTAATGTTCAAACCATCACAAACAACAATGGATTCCAATTAGATCATAACACCAATTACACAATCTTAAGCAGAAGATCAGATGATGGATACAATTGGCGAAAATACGGACAAAAACAAGTTCGAGGAAGTGAAAATCCAAGAAGTTATTACAAATGCACTTACCCTAATTGTCCTACAAAGAAGAAAGTTGAGAGATCAATTGAAGGGCAAATTACTGAGATAGTTTATAAGGGTAATCATAATCATCCTAAACCTCAAGCTGGTTTTAGGAGAaactcatcatcatcttctaaTTCTCTTGTTATTGTTCCTGTTAATCCAAATGGTAATGAAATCCATGATCATTCATATGGTTCACATGGTAATGGACAAATGGATTCTGTTGCTACTCCTGAGAATTCATCGATATCAATCGGAGGAGATGATGATTTCGAGCAGAGTTCTCTTCAGAGGGCTAGATCTGTTGGTGCTGATGAATTTGTTGAAGAGGAACCTGAACCTAAAAGATG gagaAATGAAAGTGAAAATCAGGGTATAGTCCTTGGACACAGGACAGTGAGAGAACCTAGAGTTGTTGTTCAGACAACAAGTGACATTGATATCCTTGATGATGGTTACAAATGGAGGAAATATGGACAGAAAGTTGTCAAGGGAAATCCAAATcctag GAGTTACTACAAATGTACATACCAAGGTTGTCCTGTAAGGAAACATGTTGAACGTGCATCACATGATATAAAAGCAGTGATCACAACTTATGAGGGAAAACACACCCATGATGTTCCTGCAGCTCGTGGAAGCGGAAGCAATTCTATGAACAGACCAACTCCAAGCAACCCTTTACATCAATCCAATGTTCCCTATTCCATAAGGCCTTTACAGATGCAATTGCCACAAGGGCAAGTACGTCCTTTCCACCCTGACTTGCTTCTTGGTCAAGGAAACTATGGTATCTCAGGATTTGGGAATCAAATGATGCCTTACATGAATCATcagcagcagcaacagcagcaaCACATGACTGAAAATGGTTTTTCCTCTAGAGCTAATGATGAACCTAAAGATTTCCTTGCATCTTTGTTGTGCTGA